A genomic region of Balaenoptera ricei isolate mBalRic1 chromosome 21, mBalRic1.hap2, whole genome shotgun sequence contains the following coding sequences:
- the GINS4 gene encoding DNA replication complex GINS protein SLD5 isoform X2 codes for MTEELDLSGQDSDAGSEEVVLTPAELIDRLEQAWMNEKFAPELLENKSEIVECVMEQLQHMEENLRRAKKGDLKVSIHQMEMERIRFVLSSYLRCRLMKIEKFFPHVLEKEKTRREGEPSSLSPEEFAFAREYMVNTETYLKNVALKHMPPNLQKVDLLRAEAWSPNPFPS; via the exons ATGACAGAGGAACTGGATCTCTCGGGACAGGACTCTGATGCGGGGAGTGAGGAGGTGGTCCTGACCCCTGCAGAGCTCATTGACAGGCTGGAACAG GCCTGGATGAATGAAAAGTTTGCCCCTGAGCTGCTGGAAAACAAGTCGGAAATCGTAGAATGTGTCATGGAGCAGCTGCAGCACATG GAAGAAAATCTCAGGAGGGCCAAGAAGGGGGACCTGAAGGTCAGCATCCAtcagatggagatggagaggatCCGCTTCGTCCTGAGCAGCTACCTGCGGTGTCGGCTCATGAAG ATAGAGAAGTTTTTCCCTCACGTCCTTGAAAAGGAGAAAACACGCCGTGAGGGGGAGCCTTCCAGCCTTTCTCCGGAAGAGTTTGCCTTTGCCAGAGA GTACATGGTTAACACAGAGACCTACCTAAAGAACGTTGCCTTAAAGCACATGCCTCCTAATTTACAGAAGGTGGACCTCTTGAGGGCAG AGGCCTGGTCTCCAAATCCATTCCCGTCCTGA
- the GINS4 gene encoding DNA replication complex GINS protein SLD5 isoform X1 produces MTEELDLSGQDSDAGSEEVVLTPAELIDRLEQAWMNEKFAPELLENKSEIVECVMEQLQHMEENLRRAKKGDLKVSIHQMEMERIRFVLSSYLRCRLMKIEKFFPHVLEKEKTRREGEPSSLSPEEFAFAREYMVNTETYLKNVALKHMPPNLQKVDLLRAVPKPDLDSYVFLRVKERQENILVEPETDEQRDYVIDLEEGSQHLIRYKTIAPLVASGAVQLI; encoded by the exons ATGACAGAGGAACTGGATCTCTCGGGACAGGACTCTGATGCGGGGAGTGAGGAGGTGGTCCTGACCCCTGCAGAGCTCATTGACAGGCTGGAACAG GCCTGGATGAATGAAAAGTTTGCCCCTGAGCTGCTGGAAAACAAGTCGGAAATCGTAGAATGTGTCATGGAGCAGCTGCAGCACATG GAAGAAAATCTCAGGAGGGCCAAGAAGGGGGACCTGAAGGTCAGCATCCAtcagatggagatggagaggatCCGCTTCGTCCTGAGCAGCTACCTGCGGTGTCGGCTCATGAAG ATAGAGAAGTTTTTCCCTCACGTCCTTGAAAAGGAGAAAACACGCCGTGAGGGGGAGCCTTCCAGCCTTTCTCCGGAAGAGTTTGCCTTTGCCAGAGA GTACATGGTTAACACAGAGACCTACCTAAAGAACGTTGCCTTAAAGCACATGCCTCCTAATTTACAGAAGGTGGACCTCTTGAGGGCAG TTCCCAAACCAGATCTGGATTCATACGTGTTTTTGAGGGTGAAAGAGCGACAAGAAAACATACTGGTAGAACCGGAAACAGATGAGCAGAG GGACTATGTGATCGACCTGGAGGAGGGCTCACAGCACTTGATCCGATACAAAACCATCGCACCCCTGGTCGCTTCTGGAGCCGTACAGCTGATTTAA